From Lagopus muta isolate bLagMut1 chromosome 12, bLagMut1 primary, whole genome shotgun sequence, one genomic window encodes:
- the LOC125699075 gene encoding uncharacterized protein LOC125699075 isoform X1 — MLCSEGQESPSVLCCPRNQPQGSKGLGPLLQVVTCSTPSSHAPAPHPSPAADTWLSSPRTELAADCRTLLCCRWHLVFFQMPLFLPTPRLPALCLRTCTSGKSSLLLLPAVSDHQAFCCRELNTRQQAHHCLSPTTPGFSKPQRFACKPSAVCVLQSALVGWRSDGGTGCSKVGAVITISLLFAGSFPAGGGSVLPCSAQSQSHSGQQCPVCWAASEEGNGVVKASLRAAGISALTGFNRVSLWSTELCSTDRMKVGLTRLMATTGTEHSSSACSPCDAAGRPGIVAAAGVVNQADGKRFLLSGYFTTPGLHHTTSFTRLLEPPCLSWSILLLRLASDS; from the exons ATGCTTTGTTCTGAAGGCCAGGAAagcccctctgtgctgtgctgccccaggAACCAGCCGCAGGGATCCAAAGGCCTGGGACCCTTGCTGCAG GTGGTGACTTGCAGCACCCCATCCTCCCATGCTCCAGCTCCAcatcccagcccagctgcagacACCTGGCTCTCCTCCCCGCGCACTGAGCTCGCTGCTGACTGCCGTAcgctgctttgctgcagatgGCACCTCGTGTTCTTCCAGATGCCACTGTTTCTCCCTACCCCACGCCTTCCAGCTTTATGCTTAAGGACTTGTACTTCTGGAAAGAGCAGCCtgcttctgctccctgctgtgtcGGACCACCAGGCGTTCTGCTGCAGG GAGCTGAATACACGCCAGCAAGCACACCACTGTCTGTCCCCAACAACCCCAGGCTTCAGCAAACCACAGCGCTTTGCCTGCAAGCCTTcagctgtctgtgtgctgcaaTCTGCCCTTGTGGGATGGAGGTCAGATGGGGGGACAGGGTGCAGCAAGGTGGGAGCGGTGATAAccatctctcttctctttgcagGTTCCTTCCCTGCAGGTGGGGGCTCGgtcctgccctgcagtgctcagtCCCAGTCccactctgggcagcagtgcccagtGTGCTGGGCTGCCTCTGAGGAGGGAAATGGGGTGGTTAAAGCTTccctgagggctgcagggatCTCTGCTTTGACAGGCTTTAACAGAGTCTCCCTGTGGAGTACTGAGCTGTGCTCCACGGACCGGATGAAGGTTGGTTTGACACGTTTAATGGCCACGACGGGCACAGAGCATTCCtcatctgcctgcagcccctgcgACGCCGCGGGACGGCCGGGTATTGTTGCTGCAGCTGGTGTTGTGAATCAGGCCGACGGCAAGCGCTTCCTACTATCCGGCTATTTCACTACACCAGGGTTGCATCATACCACTTCCTTCACCCGCCTCCTGGAGCCTCCGTGCCTCTCCTGGAGCATCTTGCTGCTGCGCCTGGCCTCTGATTCGTGA
- the LOC125699075 gene encoding uncharacterized protein LOC125699075 isoform X2 — MLCSEGQESPSVLCCPRNQPQGSKGLGPLLQVVTCSTPSSHAPAPHPSPAADTWLSSPRTELAADCRTLLCCRWHLVFFQMPLFLPTPRLPALCLRTCTSGKSSLLLLPAVSDHQAFCCRELNTRQQAHHCLSPTTPGFSKPQRFACKPSAVCVLQSALVGWRSDGGTGCSKVGAVITISLLFAGSFPAGGGSVLPCSAQSQSHSGQQCPVCWAASEEGNGVVKASLRAAGISALTGFNRVSLWSTELCSTDRMKADGKRFLLSGYFTTPGLHHTTSFTRLLEPPCLSWSILLLRLASDS; from the exons ATGCTTTGTTCTGAAGGCCAGGAAagcccctctgtgctgtgctgccccaggAACCAGCCGCAGGGATCCAAAGGCCTGGGACCCTTGCTGCAG GTGGTGACTTGCAGCACCCCATCCTCCCATGCTCCAGCTCCAcatcccagcccagctgcagacACCTGGCTCTCCTCCCCGCGCACTGAGCTCGCTGCTGACTGCCGTAcgctgctttgctgcagatgGCACCTCGTGTTCTTCCAGATGCCACTGTTTCTCCCTACCCCACGCCTTCCAGCTTTATGCTTAAGGACTTGTACTTCTGGAAAGAGCAGCCtgcttctgctccctgctgtgtcGGACCACCAGGCGTTCTGCTGCAGG GAGCTGAATACACGCCAGCAAGCACACCACTGTCTGTCCCCAACAACCCCAGGCTTCAGCAAACCACAGCGCTTTGCCTGCAAGCCTTcagctgtctgtgtgctgcaaTCTGCCCTTGTGGGATGGAGGTCAGATGGGGGGACAGGGTGCAGCAAGGTGGGAGCGGTGATAAccatctctcttctctttgcagGTTCCTTCCCTGCAGGTGGGGGCTCGgtcctgccctgcagtgctcagtCCCAGTCccactctgggcagcagtgcccagtGTGCTGGGCTGCCTCTGAGGAGGGAAATGGGGTGGTTAAAGCTTccctgagggctgcagggatCTCTGCTTTGACAGGCTTTAACAGAGTCTCCCTGTGGAGTACTGAGCTGTGCTCCACGGACCGGATGAAG GCCGACGGCAAGCGCTTCCTACTATCCGGCTATTTCACTACACCAGGGTTGCATCATACCACTTCCTTCACCCGCCTCCTGGAGCCTCCGTGCCTCTCCTGGAGCATCTTGCTGCTGCGCCTGGCCTCTGATTCGTGA